GGCCGCACGCCTCGCTGACCAGCGACGACATCGTCGCGCTGCGCCACGGCGACGCGAGCGACACCGGCGTGCCCTGGTAGGTCGTCTCCAGCGTCCCGAGCGCTTCCGACGCGGCCGTCACGATGCACGACTCGGTCAGCTCGCGCATGGTTTCCATGTCGCCGAAGGCCTGGTACGCCTCCAACATCGTGAACTCCGGATTGTGCCGCGGGCTCATGCCCTCGTTGCGGAAGGAGCGGTTGATCTCGTAGACGCGCTCGAAGCCCCCGACGAGCAGGCGCTTCAGGTAGAGCTCCGGCGCGATGCGCAGGTACAGGTCCATGTCGAGCGCGTTGTGGTGGGTGACGAACGGGCGCGCGGTCGCGCCCCCGGGGATCGGCTGGAGCATCGGGGTCTCGACCTCGAGGAAGCCGCGCGACTCCATGAAGCGGCGCACCGCCGCGACGATCCTGATGCGCGCCTCGAAGACCTCGCGGACCTCCGGGTTGGCGATGAGGTCGACGTAGCGCTGGCGGTAGCGCGTCTCGGTGTCTGTCAGCCCATGGTACTTCTCGGGAAGCGGCCGCAGCGACTTGGAGAGCAGCGTCACCTCGGCCGGTTGGACGGAGAGTTCGCCCCGGCGGGTGCGCAGCACGACGCCCGACGCGCCCACCCAATCACCGAGGTCCAGGTCGATCGCGCTCGCGAACGCCGCCTCGTCCATGACGCCCTGACGGCAGAACAGCTGGATCTCGCCGGTGGCGTCCCGGACGACGAGGAACGCCACCTTGCCCTGGTCGCGCTTGGCGACGAGCCGGCCGGCGACGGTCACAGCGTCGGACGTATCCTGGCCCGGCTCCAGAGCGGCGTACGCCTCGGCGATCTGCGCCGCGCGGTGCGTCACATCGAAGCGCGGCGCGTACGGAGCGGCGCCGGCCGACCTCAGCGCGTCGAGCTTGGCGCGACGGACGGTGAACGGGTCATCCCCGATACCGTCGGGCTGCGGCGCTGGCGTCTCGGCGCTGTCGGTCATGGGCCCCCTAGTGCGTGATCGAGACGACCATGAAGTCGATCTGCTTGCCGGACGGCGTCGTCACGGTCACGGTGTCGCCCTTCTTGTGGCCCACGATGGCGGAGCCCACGGGCGACTCGTTCGAGATCCGGTCGTGCGCGGGGTCGGCCTCAGCGGAACCGACCAGGTGGTACTGGTGGATCTCACCGGTCGAAACGTCCTGGAGCTCGACCTTGCTGCCGAGGCTGACCTTGTCGTTCTTGCGCGGCGACTTGATGATCGTCGCGTGCACGAGGATCTGGGTGATCTCGGCGATGCGGCTCTCGACCCACGCCTGCTCGTTCTTGGCGTCGTCGTACTCGGAGTTCTCCGACAGATCGCCGAACTCCTTGGCGGCCTTGATGCGCTCGCCGACCTCGCGGCGCCGCACGGTCTCGAGGAACCGCAACTCCTCCTCGAGCTTGGCCTGTCCTTCGACGGTGAGTGCCACTTCCTTGTTCATCACGGTTGCGCTCCACCCATTCATGTTCGCGGGGACCGGCGAAGCGATACATCGGCCGCCGGAGGCGTTCACCAAAGCGCGGACCTGCTCAGCGCAGGTCCGTGAAACGCGGAGAGTATAGCGGATAGCCGCACCGGTTCAAGCGGCGCGCGAAGCCCCGTCCGCGCGGCTGCGAACCGGCTCGGCGGGACCTACTCCTCGTCGGCGGCGTCGGCCGGCTCGGCGTCCTTCTTCGCCTCGGCGGCTGCCTCGGCCTCGGCCTCCTTCGCGCCTTCCTTCATGCCCTCCTCGAGGGCCTTCTTCGACTTCCCGAACATCTTCGCGAGCTTCGGGATCTGGGTCGGGCCGAAGAGCACGACCACGATGAGCAGGATCCAGACCCACTCCATGCCGCCCGGCAACAGGAACGCTGCCATCTCGAGGACCTCCTGTCGATGCTCCGACAATCCGTGCCGGCGTCGCGCACCCGCGCGCCGGCTCCGTTCACGCGTGGCGGGTAGCGTACCACCCCTCAGAGGGTTCCCGCTACGGTGCCGCCTGCACCGCCCCCTCCTTGCGGGAGAGGTAGTACAGCGTGTGAAGCAACTCGCGGACCGGGTCGGTGTCGTGCAGCGTGACGCCGTCCGGGACCCGGACACGCTCCGACGTGTAGTTGAGGATCACGGTGATGCCGGCCG
This Actinomycetota bacterium DNA region includes the following protein-coding sequences:
- the lysS gene encoding lysine--tRNA ligase: MTDSAETPAPQPDGIGDDPFTVRRAKLDALRSAGAAPYAPRFDVTHRAAQIAEAYAALEPGQDTSDAVTVAGRLVAKRDQGKVAFLVVRDATGEIQLFCRQGVMDEAAFASAIDLDLGDWVGASGVVLRTRRGELSVQPAEVTLLSKSLRPLPEKYHGLTDTETRYRQRYVDLIANPEVREVFEARIRIVAAVRRFMESRGFLEVETPMLQPIPGGATARPFVTHHNALDMDLYLRIAPELYLKRLLVGGFERVYEINRSFRNEGMSPRHNPEFTMLEAYQAFGDMETMRELTESCIVTAASEALGTLETTYQGTPVSLASPWRSATMSSLVSEACGREVSVHTPLAELATLCERHEVPVEQGWGPGKLLTELFEKLVEGTLVQPIFVTHYPAETSPLARRNDDDPEVCDRFELIITGREFANAFSELVDPVDQRARFEAQAAAKEAGDAEAMWVDEDYLRAQEYGMPPAGGLGIGIDRLVMLLTDSASIRDVLLFPHMRPEA
- the greA gene encoding transcription elongation factor GreA, producing the protein MNKEVALTVEGQAKLEEELRFLETVRRREVGERIKAAKEFGDLSENSEYDDAKNEQAWVESRIAEITQILVHATIIKSPRKNDKVSLGSKVELQDVSTGEIHQYHLVGSAEADPAHDRISNESPVGSAIVGHKKGDTVTVTTPSGKQIDFMVVSITH
- a CDS encoding twin-arginine translocase TatA/TatE family subunit, yielding MEWVWILLIVVVLFGPTQIPKLAKMFGKSKKALEEGMKEGAKEAEAEAAAEAKKDAEPADAADEE